From a single Georhizobium profundi genomic region:
- the argJ gene encoding bifunctional glutamate N-acetyltransferase/amino-acid acetyltransferase ArgJ produces MTTTISPLAPKVYADLPHIAGVRLATAAAGIKYRNRTDVMVMVFDRPASVAGVFTTSKCPSAPVEFCRQNLSHGTARILVVNSGNANAFTGKKGREATRLTASAAIDAVGCAETDVYLASTGVIGEPLDATKFAGVLGDMAERANADGWLEAAKAIMTTDTYPKVATRTAELGGVLVTINGMAKGAGMIAPDMATMLSFIATDANIAPAALQAILSEHVGTTFNVVTVDSDTSTSDTLLAFATGASGGTRIESADDPRLVDFKEAFRQLMADLALQVVRDGEGARKMVEITVEGAETDAAAKRIAFSIANSPLVKTAIAGEDANWGRIVMAVGKAGEQADRDRLAIWFGEVRVAVDGERDPAYSEAAATAVMRQEDIAIRVELGIGEGRATVWTCDLTKEYVAINGDYRS; encoded by the coding sequence ATGACGACGACGATCTCGCCCCTGGCGCCCAAGGTCTATGCCGATTTGCCTCACATCGCAGGTGTGAGGCTCGCCACCGCTGCGGCCGGCATCAAGTACCGTAACCGCACCGATGTGATGGTCATGGTGTTCGATCGTCCGGCGTCTGTCGCCGGTGTCTTCACGACATCGAAATGCCCCTCCGCGCCGGTCGAATTCTGCCGGCAGAACCTGTCTCACGGGACGGCCCGCATTTTGGTCGTCAATTCCGGCAACGCCAACGCCTTCACCGGCAAGAAGGGCCGCGAAGCGACCCGCCTTACGGCGAGCGCTGCGATCGACGCCGTCGGCTGTGCCGAAACGGATGTCTATCTCGCCTCGACCGGCGTGATCGGCGAGCCGCTCGACGCGACGAAATTCGCCGGCGTGCTCGGGGATATGGCTGAGCGCGCAAACGCAGATGGTTGGCTCGAAGCGGCCAAGGCCATCATGACCACCGACACCTATCCGAAGGTCGCGACCCGGACGGCCGAACTCGGCGGCGTGCTGGTCACGATCAACGGCATGGCAAAGGGCGCAGGCATGATCGCGCCGGACATGGCCACCATGCTTTCCTTTATCGCAACCGACGCGAACATCGCGCCGGCCGCTTTGCAAGCGATCCTCTCCGAGCACGTGGGCACCACCTTCAATGTGGTGACGGTCGATAGCGACACCTCCACATCGGACACGCTGCTTGCTTTCGCAACTGGCGCCTCGGGCGGGACGCGGATCGAGAGTGCGGACGATCCGCGGCTCGTCGACTTCAAGGAGGCGTTCCGCCAGCTCATGGCTGATCTCGCCCTGCAGGTGGTGCGTGATGGCGAAGGCGCGCGCAAGATGGTGGAGATCACCGTCGAAGGCGCCGAAACAGACGCAGCAGCCAAGCGCATTGCATTCTCCATCGCCAACTCGCCGCTGGTGAAAACGGCAATAGCCGGAGAGGATGCCAATTGGGGTCGCATCGTGATGGCTGTCGGCAAGGCCGGAGAACAGGCTGATCGGGACCGACTCGCGATCTGGTTCGGCGAGGTCCGTGTCGCCGTCGATGGCGAACGCGATCCTGCCTATTCGGAAGCCGCAGCTACGGCCGTCATGCGCCAGGAAGATATCGCCATCCGAGTCGAACTCGGTATCGGTGAAGGGCGCGCAACCGTCTGGACCTGCGACCTCACCAAGGAGTATGTCGCGATCAATGGCGACTATCGCAGTTGA
- a CDS encoding peptidylprolyl isomerase yields MKRYLSLALLAALSAGTALSSPAAFAQTEAPAVEGEAATPAADTVIATVGGQDIYESELEYAMSDLDPQFEQLPPEQRRVAALAALIDIKLLARQAEDAGLGEGEEFQRRIDFLRDRALHNAYFQEEILNGITEEQVRARYDQEVAAMDPAEEVNARHILVESEEEAVALIEQLDGGADFAELATENSTDGSAANGGDLGYFQQGQMVPPFEEAAFALEPGAYTAEPVQSQFGWHVIKVEDRRDAEPPAFEQVATQVRQVVLRERYLEVLEDARGSGDVEIADPALAEAYAAANAPAGEPAGGEEAPATDEAPAAEEAPAAQ; encoded by the coding sequence ATGAAGCGTTATCTCTCACTCGCCCTTCTCGCGGCCCTGAGCGCCGGAACGGCACTGTCGTCGCCTGCCGCTTTTGCGCAGACCGAGGCTCCCGCCGTAGAGGGCGAGGCCGCAACGCCGGCTGCAGACACCGTCATCGCCACGGTGGGTGGTCAGGACATCTACGAATCCGAACTCGAATACGCGATGTCGGACCTCGACCCGCAGTTCGAACAACTGCCGCCCGAGCAGCGCCGCGTTGCAGCGCTCGCCGCGCTGATCGACATCAAGCTGCTTGCGCGCCAGGCGGAAGACGCCGGTCTGGGCGAGGGCGAAGAATTCCAGCGCCGGATCGATTTCCTGCGCGACCGCGCCCTGCACAATGCCTATTTCCAGGAAGAAATCCTGAACGGCATCACCGAAGAGCAGGTTCGCGCCCGCTATGATCAGGAAGTCGCGGCCATGGACCCGGCCGAGGAAGTCAACGCGCGGCACATTCTCGTCGAGAGCGAGGAAGAGGCGGTCGCATTGATCGAGCAGCTGGATGGCGGCGCTGATTTCGCCGAGCTCGCGACTGAGAATTCGACCGACGGCTCGGCTGCCAACGGTGGTGATCTCGGCTATTTCCAGCAGGGCCAGATGGTTCCGCCCTTCGAGGAAGCTGCTTTCGCGCTCGAGCCGGGCGCCTACACCGCCGAGCCAGTGCAGAGCCAGTTCGGCTGGCACGTGATCAAGGTCGAAGACCGTCGTGATGCAGAGCCGCCGGCATTCGAGCAGGTGGCGACCCAGGTCCGTCAGGTCGTGCTGCGCGAGCGTTACCTCGAAGTTCTCGAAGACGCCCGTGGCTCCGGCGATGTCGAGATCGCCGATCCGGCGCTTGCCGAAGCCTATGCCGCCGCCAACGCGCCGGCTGGCGAGCCCGCCGGCGGCGAAGAAGCACCGGCTACCGATGAAGCACCGGCTGCCGAAGAGGCACCGGCCGCTCAGTAA
- the secA gene encoding preprotein translocase subunit SecA, protein MVSFGGLARKLFGSSSDRRVKGFQGRVDQINALEDGLKALSDEELRGRTDSLRQELANGKTLDDILVPAFAVAREGARRALGMRPFDVQLIGGMILHERAIAEMKTGEGKTLVATLPTYLNALSGKGVHVVTVNDYLARRDSEWMGRFYRFLGLSVGVIVHDMNDDQRREAYACDITYATNNELGFDYLRDNMKYDRKQMVQRGHNFAIVDEVDSILIDEARTPLIISGPLDDRSDLYAQIDAFIPQLTDEDFELDEKQRSVTFTEAGTEKLEQVLAEAGLLKGAGLYDIENVSIVHHLNNALKAHKLFQRDKDYIVRNGEVVIIDEFTGRMMPGRRYSEGQHQALEAKEKVKIHPENQTLASITFQNYFRMYSKLGGMTGTANTEAEEFANIYGLSVIEVPTNLPIQRLDEDDEVYRTFEEKFQAIVTEIKAARERGQPVLVGTTSIEKSELLAELLKKEGLKDFQVLNARYHEQEAYIVSQAGKPGAVTIATNMAGRGTDIQLGGNLDMRIQHELADMPEGPERTRREAEIKAEVAKLKEEALAAGGLYVLATERHESRRIDNQLRGRSGRQGDPGRSKFYLSLQDDLMRIFGSDRMEGMLTKLGLQEGEAIVHPWINKALERAQKKVEARNFDIRKNLLKYDDVMNDQRKVIFEQRLELMDATDVEETITDMRHDVIDDLVNKYIPENAYAEQWDTAALKEDVRKHLNLDLPVDAWAAEEGIAEDDIRERLIEAADKAAAERTERFGVDVMRYVEKSIVLQTLDHLWREHLVNLDHLRSVIGFRGYAQRDPLQEYKQEAFELFQALLGNLRQAVTSQMMRVEIRREEPRETPQVPEGRARHVDATTGEDEFGGDDLGYVPPENRNPEDPQSWGKVARNEPCPCGSGKKFKHCHGAFAQATVA, encoded by the coding sequence ATGGTCAGCTTCGGCGGCCTTGCCCGCAAACTTTTCGGCTCCTCCAGCGATCGTCGGGTCAAGGGATTTCAAGGGCGGGTCGATCAGATCAACGCCCTCGAAGATGGGCTCAAGGCTCTGTCCGACGAGGAATTGCGCGGCCGCACCGATAGCCTCAGGCAGGAACTCGCCAACGGCAAGACGCTCGACGACATCCTCGTCCCGGCTTTTGCAGTCGCCCGCGAAGGCGCCCGCCGCGCGCTTGGCATGCGCCCGTTCGACGTGCAGCTGATCGGCGGCATGATTCTTCACGAGCGCGCCATTGCCGAGATGAAGACCGGTGAAGGCAAGACGCTGGTTGCGACCTTGCCGACCTATCTCAATGCGCTGTCCGGCAAGGGCGTGCATGTCGTGACGGTCAACGACTACCTGGCGCGTCGCGACTCCGAGTGGATGGGCCGGTTCTACCGCTTCCTGGGCTTGAGCGTGGGCGTCATCGTCCATGACATGAACGACGACCAGCGCCGCGAGGCCTATGCCTGCGACATCACCTACGCGACCAACAACGAGCTCGGCTTCGACTATCTGCGCGACAACATGAAGTATGATCGCAAGCAGATGGTCCAGCGTGGCCATAATTTCGCGATCGTCGACGAAGTCGACTCCATCCTGATCGACGAGGCCCGCACGCCTCTCATCATTTCCGGTCCGCTCGACGACCGCTCCGACCTCTACGCACAGATCGATGCGTTCATCCCGCAGCTGACGGACGAGGATTTCGAGCTCGACGAGAAGCAGCGCTCTGTCACCTTCACCGAAGCCGGCACCGAAAAGCTGGAACAGGTGCTTGCCGAAGCCGGCCTGCTGAAGGGCGCCGGCCTTTACGACATCGAGAACGTCTCGATCGTCCACCACCTGAACAATGCGTTGAAGGCCCACAAGCTGTTCCAGCGCGACAAGGACTACATCGTCCGCAACGGCGAAGTCGTCATCATCGACGAGTTCACCGGCCGCATGATGCCCGGCCGCCGCTATTCGGAAGGCCAGCACCAGGCGCTGGAAGCCAAGGAAAAGGTGAAGATCCACCCCGAGAACCAGACGCTGGCCTCGATCACCTTCCAGAACTACTTCCGCATGTATTCCAAGCTCGGCGGCATGACGGGCACGGCCAATACCGAGGCCGAGGAATTCGCCAACATCTACGGCCTGTCGGTCATCGAAGTGCCGACGAACCTGCCCATTCAACGTCTCGACGAAGACGACGAGGTCTACCGGACCTTCGAGGAAAAGTTCCAGGCGATCGTCACGGAGATCAAGGCGGCACGTGAACGGGGCCAGCCGGTTCTCGTCGGCACGACGTCGATCGAGAAGTCGGAACTGCTCGCCGAACTCCTGAAGAAGGAAGGGCTGAAGGACTTCCAGGTTCTGAACGCCCGCTATCACGAGCAGGAAGCCTATATCGTTTCGCAGGCCGGCAAGCCCGGCGCGGTCACGATCGCCACCAACATGGCCGGTCGCGGTACCGACATCCAGCTCGGCGGCAATCTCGACATGCGCATCCAGCACGAGCTTGCCGACATGCCGGAAGGGCCGGAGCGCACCCGTCGAGAGGCTGAAATCAAGGCCGAAGTCGCGAAGCTCAAGGAAGAAGCCCTTGCAGCCGGCGGCCTCTACGTGCTGGCGACCGAACGCCACGAAAGCCGCCGCATCGACAACCAGCTTCGCGGCCGTTCCGGACGCCAGGGCGATCCCGGGCGTTCCAAGTTCTACCTGTCGCTGCAAGACGATCTCATGCGCATTTTCGGCTCCGACCGAATGGAAGGCATGCTGACCAAGCTCGGCCTGCAGGAGGGCGAGGCGATCGTCCATCCCTGGATCAACAAGGCGCTGGAGCGGGCACAGAAGAAGGTCGAGGCGCGCAACTTCGACATCCGCAAGAACTTGCTGAAATACGACGACGTGATGAATGACCAGCGCAAGGTCATCTTCGAGCAGCGTCTGGAACTGATGGACGCGACCGACGTCGAAGAGACGATCACGGACATGCGCCACGACGTGATCGACGATCTCGTCAACAAGTACATTCCCGAAAACGCCTATGCGGAACAGTGGGATACGGCAGCGCTCAAGGAAGACGTGCGCAAGCACCTCAATCTCGACCTGCCGGTCGACGCTTGGGCCGCCGAAGAAGGCATCGCGGAAGACGACATCCGCGAGCGACTGATCGAAGCGGCCGACAAGGCAGCAGCCGAGCGCACCGAGCGCTTCGGTGTCGATGTCATGCGCTATGTCGAGAAATCGATCGTGCTGCAGACGCTCGATCACCTCTGGCGCGAGCATCTCGTCAATCTCGATCATCTGCGCTCGGTCATCGGTTTCCGTGGCTATGCCCAGCGGGATCCGTTGCAGGAATACAAGCAGGAAGCTTTCGAACTGTTCCAGGCACTGCTCGGCAATCTGCGCCAGGCCGTGACGTCGCAGATGATGCGCGTGGAAATCCGCCGCGAGGAGCCGCGCGAGACGCCGCAGGTTCCGGAAGGCCGTGCCCGCCACGTCGATGCGACGACCGGAGAAGATGAATTCGGCGGCGACGACCTCGGCTACGTGCCGCCGGAAAACCGCAATCCCGAAGATCCGCAGAGCTGGGGCAAGGTCGCGCGCAACGAGCCCTGCCCCTGCGGTTCCGGCAAAAAATTCAAACATTGCCACGGTGCGTTCGCCCAGGCGACCGTCGCCTGA
- a CDS encoding lipopolysaccharide biosynthesis protein, producing the protein MTVITSAEKWLPPRVTARLAPALDRAEAIISRRDDQSAAEYMALVAFAIRVLSAAIAFSSQIILARFMGEFQYGIFVFVWAIAVIFGNLSCFGFHTAIIRFLPGYRDQKAHAEILGLTQTARRFAVGSATLIAALGLTGLAVFGKSVDAYYLVPFYLAAFTLPMIALGDVLDGTARANNWPFFGHGATFLLRPTLIIILMVAAISLGYEATTITALSAALLATYLTTIGQYLAVTIRVRSSFASPTKSITFRRWFVVALPIFFIEGFYFLLTNSDVIIVGFFVPPDQVAVYFAAAKTMALVHFVYYAVKAGASPRFSQLVSADDAAGIANFAARTAAWTFWPSLVLGAMILLAGPFLLSLFGPGFADGELLMAILFAGILAKAMIGPGEVLLTMAGHQMICAFIYLLVLITHLCLSVSLIPHYGLQGAAAATATAMTVEAILLFLVVRHRIGIAMFVFAPRRYTHEEDPG; encoded by the coding sequence ATGACCGTCATCACCAGTGCCGAGAAATGGCTGCCGCCGCGCGTGACAGCGCGGCTTGCGCCAGCGCTGGATCGTGCGGAGGCGATCATATCGCGGCGCGACGACCAGTCGGCTGCGGAATACATGGCGCTCGTCGCTTTCGCGATCCGAGTGTTGAGCGCCGCCATCGCGTTTTCGTCGCAGATCATCCTCGCGCGCTTCATGGGCGAGTTCCAGTACGGCATCTTCGTGTTCGTCTGGGCGATTGCCGTCATCTTCGGCAATCTGTCGTGCTTCGGCTTTCACACAGCGATCATTCGCTTTCTTCCCGGCTATCGGGATCAGAAGGCGCATGCGGAAATCCTTGGCTTGACTCAGACCGCCCGCCGTTTCGCCGTCGGGTCGGCCACGCTGATCGCGGCACTCGGGCTCACCGGCCTTGCCGTTTTCGGTAAGAGCGTCGATGCCTATTATCTCGTGCCGTTCTATCTGGCAGCCTTCACGCTGCCGATGATCGCGCTTGGCGACGTGCTCGACGGGACGGCGCGCGCCAACAATTGGCCCTTCTTCGGCCATGGCGCGACGTTCCTCTTGCGCCCCACGCTCATCATCATCCTGATGGTAGCGGCGATCTCGCTCGGCTATGAGGCCACGACGATCACCGCCTTGAGCGCCGCGCTGCTTGCCACCTATCTGACGACGATCGGCCAGTATCTGGCCGTAACCATTCGGGTGCGCAGCAGCTTCGCCTCGCCCACCAAGAGCATCACGTTCCGCCGCTGGTTCGTCGTCGCCCTGCCGATCTTCTTCATCGAGGGCTTTTACTTCCTGCTGACGAATTCCGATGTCATCATCGTCGGCTTCTTCGTCCCCCCGGATCAGGTCGCGGTGTATTTCGCGGCAGCCAAGACCATGGCACTCGTTCACTTCGTCTATTACGCGGTCAAGGCCGGCGCTTCGCCGCGCTTTTCCCAGCTGGTCAGCGCCGATGATGCCGCGGGCATCGCGAATTTCGCAGCACGCACGGCTGCCTGGACATTCTGGCCCTCGCTCGTGCTCGGCGCCATGATCCTGCTTGCCGGACCGTTTCTGCTGTCGCTGTTCGGACCGGGCTTTGCCGATGGCGAGCTTCTGATGGCGATCCTGTTCGCCGGCATCCTTGCCAAAGCCATGATCGGCCCAGGCGAAGTGCTTCTGACAATGGCCGGGCACCAGATGATCTGCGCCTTCATCTATCTCCTGGTCTTGATCACCCATCTCTGCCTTTCCGTGTCGCTCATTCCGCATTACGGGCTGCAGGGTGCTGCTGCGGCCACGGCGACCGCGATGACGGTTGAGGCCATCCTGTTGTTCCTTGTCGTCCGCCACCGGATCGGCATCGCGATGTTCGTCTTCGCCCCTCGCCGGTACACGCATGAAGAGGATCCCGGCTGA
- a CDS encoding GNAT family N-acetyltransferase, with protein sequence MASNPFFEGDIGGQAATLIDALAETPITRPPPELAIDIGRPGRQMCVYPARAGYDLQTELDFLANRMIEPNVFFTGRFLAPAMPRLDDRQVRLLLIRDEAPGRSRLRMVMPFSIERPGFSVGPSIIRAWSHPFGPLGTPLVDAEGAAETLDNFLEALAGDDTQMPNVLVLPDMRIDGPAAELLRAVALARGLTVETTEAVDRPVLRSSEEPERYLRGAISGRHLKDMRRQWRHLAAQGTLVHKVARQPLDVRIGLEQFLALEASGWKGQRRSAMVSDRYRAAFAREAVTNQAENDNARIHVLEFDGRAIAVMVVFVIAGQAFTWKTAYDERFAASSPGKLLFWKLTEQHLDDPNIQMTDSCAVPDHPIASRLWEERERMATMIIGLDGKADRQVRQVARQLHLYRNTRNVARILRERVRALARRKSAAKN encoded by the coding sequence ATGGCATCCAACCCGTTTTTCGAAGGCGACATCGGCGGGCAAGCCGCAACGCTGATCGACGCCCTGGCAGAAACACCGATCACGCGCCCACCGCCGGAGCTTGCGATCGATATCGGACGTCCCGGCCGTCAGATGTGCGTCTATCCCGCGCGCGCCGGCTACGATCTGCAGACCGAGCTCGATTTTCTCGCCAATCGGATGATCGAGCCGAACGTGTTCTTCACCGGTCGGTTCCTTGCGCCCGCGATGCCTCGCCTCGACGATCGCCAGGTCCGTCTGCTGCTCATTCGGGATGAGGCCCCGGGGCGCAGCCGGCTGCGCATGGTCATGCCGTTTTCGATCGAGCGTCCCGGCTTTTCGGTCGGTCCCTCGATCATTCGCGCCTGGTCGCATCCATTCGGTCCCCTCGGTACGCCGCTGGTCGATGCCGAAGGTGCAGCCGAAACGCTCGATAATTTTCTGGAAGCGCTGGCTGGCGATGATACGCAGATGCCGAATGTGCTGGTTCTGCCGGACATGCGCATCGATGGGCCGGCGGCAGAACTGCTGCGTGCCGTCGCTTTGGCGCGCGGATTGACGGTGGAAACGACCGAAGCGGTCGACCGCCCGGTGCTGCGTTCGAGCGAAGAGCCGGAGCGCTATCTGCGCGGCGCGATCAGCGGCCGGCACTTGAAGGACATGCGTCGGCAGTGGCGCCATCTCGCAGCCCAGGGCACGCTCGTCCACAAGGTCGCACGCCAGCCGCTCGATGTGCGCATCGGGCTCGAACAGTTTCTCGCACTCGAAGCAAGCGGCTGGAAAGGCCAGCGGCGGAGCGCGATGGTGTCGGATCGCTACCGGGCGGCTTTCGCGCGGGAGGCCGTGACCAACCAGGCCGAAAACGACAATGCACGCATCCACGTGCTCGAATTCGATGGCCGGGCCATTGCCGTGATGGTCGTATTCGTGATCGCCGGCCAGGCCTTCACCTGGAAGACTGCCTATGACGAGCGGTTCGCCGCATCCTCGCCGGGCAAGCTTCTGTTCTGGAAGTTGACCGAACAGCACCTCGACGACCCGAACATTCAGATGACGGATTCCTGCGCGGTGCCGGATCATCCGATTGCCAGCAGACTCTGGGAAGAGCGCGAGCGCATGGCCACGATGATCATTGGGCTCGACGGAAAGGCGGACCGCCAGGTCCGCCAGGTCGCCCGTCAGCTCCACCTCTATCGAAACACCCGCAACGTCGCACGCATCCTGCGGGAGCGCGTGCGCGCGCTCGCCCGCCGGAAGTCCGCGGCGAAGAACTGA
- a CDS encoding AMP-binding protein has translation MLDESQTYEEAVSGFEWHVPDDFNIAEYVSARWARSEPERVCLQHFDVGGNHASLTYAELDARASALVRALKAEGVSRGDRVAILLPQSFETAIAHVAIYKMAAIAVPLALLFGQDALSYRLAACGARAIVTNAMGVDKLQPLRDALPDLKTVIVTGDAVESPALRFDALVQAHRDGPPIDEPTTGDTPALMVFTSGTTGPPKGALHGHRVLIGHLPGVQMHHEFLPQPGDKLWTPADWAWAGGLLNVLLPGLYFGVPVVSTPAQKFDPDLAFRIMAELDVRNAFIPPTALRMLRSVVRPAEKYSLNLRTTGSGGESLGRETFEWGRRELGVTINEFYGQTECNLVLASCARIGVSRSGAIGKTVPGHNVAVIDADGAPCPPGAPGQIAIKRPDPVMFLGYWNDEAATERKFIGDWMTTGDQGVMSEDGYVEFFGREDDVITSAGYRIGPGEVEDCLHAHEAIALAAAVGKPDPIRTEAVKAYVVLKPGFEASETLASEITAWVKTRLSAHEYPREVAFVDSLPLTTTGKVIRRELRQRAIEEAAAGV, from the coding sequence ATGCTCGACGAGAGCCAAACCTACGAAGAGGCCGTGTCCGGCTTCGAATGGCATGTGCCGGATGATTTCAACATTGCCGAATATGTCTCCGCACGGTGGGCGCGCAGCGAGCCGGAGCGGGTCTGCCTCCAGCATTTCGATGTCGGCGGCAACCACGCCTCGCTAACCTATGCAGAACTTGATGCTCGCGCATCGGCGCTGGTGCGGGCATTGAAGGCCGAGGGCGTCTCTCGCGGCGACCGCGTCGCAATTCTTCTCCCGCAGAGCTTCGAGACCGCGATCGCCCATGTCGCGATCTACAAGATGGCGGCCATCGCCGTGCCGCTTGCGCTGTTGTTCGGGCAAGATGCGCTCAGCTATCGGCTGGCCGCCTGCGGTGCGCGCGCGATCGTGACGAACGCGATGGGGGTCGACAAACTCCAGCCACTGCGCGACGCCTTGCCCGACCTCAAGACCGTGATCGTTACCGGCGATGCGGTGGAAAGCCCGGCGCTCCGCTTCGACGCACTCGTGCAGGCACACCGCGATGGACCCCCTATCGACGAGCCGACGACCGGCGACACGCCGGCGCTGATGGTGTTTACCTCCGGCACGACCGGGCCGCCCAAGGGGGCGCTGCACGGCCACCGCGTCTTGATCGGGCATCTGCCCGGCGTACAGATGCACCATGAGTTCCTGCCTCAGCCCGGCGACAAGCTTTGGACCCCGGCCGATTGGGCCTGGGCGGGCGGACTGCTCAACGTGCTTCTGCCGGGGCTTTATTTCGGCGTCCCGGTGGTGTCGACACCGGCGCAGAAATTCGATCCCGATCTCGCTTTCCGCATCATGGCGGAGCTTGACGTGCGCAACGCCTTCATTCCGCCGACAGCGCTCAGAATGCTCCGGAGCGTCGTGCGTCCGGCCGAAAAGTACAGCCTGAACCTCAGGACCACCGGATCGGGTGGTGAATCGCTTGGCCGCGAAACCTTCGAATGGGGGCGGCGCGAACTCGGTGTGACGATCAACGAATTCTACGGCCAGACCGAGTGCAATCTCGTGCTCGCATCCTGCGCCAGGATTGGCGTTTCGCGCTCCGGCGCGATAGGGAAGACCGTGCCGGGGCACAACGTGGCCGTCATCGACGCGGATGGCGCTCCCTGTCCGCCTGGCGCGCCCGGTCAGATCGCGATCAAGCGGCCGGACCCGGTCATGTTCCTCGGCTACTGGAACGACGAGGCGGCGACGGAACGCAAATTCATCGGCGACTGGATGACGACCGGCGACCAGGGCGTGATGAGCGAGGATGGCTATGTCGAGTTCTTCGGCCGCGAAGACGATGTCATCACGTCCGCCGGCTATCGCATCGGCCCCGGCGAGGTCGAGGATTGCCTCCATGCCCACGAGGCGATCGCGCTTGCCGCGGCCGTCGGTAAGCCCGATCCGATCCGGACGGAAGCGGTGAAGGCCTATGTCGTCCTGAAACCGGGCTTCGAAGCGTCGGAGACGCTTGCGAGCGAGATCACCGCATGGGTGAAGACGAGGCTGTCGGCCCATGAATACCCGCGCGAGGTCGCATTCGTCGACAGCCTGCCGCTGACGACGACAGGCAAGGTCATCCGACGCGAATTGCGCCAAAGAGCAATCGAGGAAGCGGCAGCCGGCGTCTAA